The Mustela erminea isolate mMusErm1 chromosome 18, mMusErm1.Pri, whole genome shotgun sequence genome has a window encoding:
- the NUFIP2 gene encoding nuclear fragile X mental retardation-interacting protein 2 has translation MEEKPGQPQPQHHHSHHHPHHHPQQQQQQQQPHHHHHYYFYNHSHNHHHHHHHQQPHQYLQHGAEGSPKAQPKALKHEQKHALQQHQETPKKKTGYGELNGNAGEREISLKSLGSDEATSPISRVLNGNQQVVDTNLKQTVKASTFGKAGIKTRNFMQKNSMDKKNGKSYENKSGENQSVDKTDTVAIPNGVVTNNSGYITNGYMGKGADNDGSGSESGYTTPKKRKARRNSAKGCENLNLVQDKIMQQETSVPSLKQGLETFKPDYSEQKGNRVDGSKPIWKYETGPGGTNRGKPAVGDMLRKSSDIKPGVSSKKFDDRPKGKHASAVTSKEDSWTLFKPPPVFPVDNSSAKIVPKISYASKVKENLNKTVQNSSVSPSSSSSSSSSTGETQTQSSSRLSQVPMSALKSVTSANFSNGPVLAGTDASVYSPGGQPLLTTAANTLTPISSGTDSVLQDMSLTSAAVEQIKSSLFIYPSNMQTVLLSTAQVDLPSQTDQQNLGDIFQNQWGLSFINEPSAGPETVIGKSSDHKVMEVTFQGEYPATLVSQGAEIIPSGTEHPVFPKAYELEKRTSPQVLGSILKSGTTSESGALSLEPSHIGDLQKADTSSQGALVFLSKDYEIENQNPLASPTNTLLGSAKEQRYQRGLERNDSWGSFDLRAAIVYHTKEMESVWNLQKQDPKRIITYNEAMDSPDQ, from the exons ATGGAGGAGAAGCCCGGCCAGCCACAGCCTCAGCACCATCACAGCCACCACCATCCGCACCATcacccccagcagcagcagcagcagcagcagccgcaccaccaccaccattattaTTTCTACAACCACAGCCacaaccaccatcaccaccaccatcaccagcagCCTCACCAATACCTGCAGCATGGAGCCGAGGGCAGCCCCAAGGCCCAGCCGAAGGCGCTGAAACATGAGCAGAAACACGCCCTCCAGCAGCACCAGGAAACGCCGAAGAAGAAAACAG gCTATGGTGAACTAAATGGTAatgctggagaaagagaaatatctttaaagagCCTGGGTTCTGATGAAGCTACCAGCCCTATTTCCAGGGTCCTCAATGGCAACCAACAAGTTGTAGACACTAATCTGAAGCAGACTGTAAAGGCCAGCACCTTTGGGAAAGCAGGAATTAAAACCAGGAATTTCATGCAGAAAAACAGTATGGACAAAAAGAATGGGAAATCTTATGAAAATAAATCTGGAGAGAACCAGTCTGTAGACAAGACTGATACAGTAGCAATTCCAAATGGTGTTGTAACAAATAATTCTGGCTATATTACTAATGGTTATATGGGCAAAGGAGCAGATAATGATGGTAGTGGATCTGAGAGCGGATATACCACtcctaaaaaaaggaaagctagGCGCAATAGTGCCAAGGGTTGTGAAAACCTTAATTTAGTTCAGGACAAAATAATGCAACAAGAGACCAGTGTCCCATCCTTAAAACAGGGACTTGAAACTTTCAAGCCTGACTACAGTGAACAAAAGGGAAATCGAGTAGATGGTTCGAAGCCCATTTGGAAGTATGAAACTGGGCCTGGAGGAACAAATCGAGGAAAACCTGCTGTGGGTGATATGCTGCGGAAAAGCTCTGATATTAAACCTGGTGTGAGCAGCAAAAAGTTTGATGATCGGCCCAAAGGAAAGCATGCTTCTGCTGTTACCTCCAAAGAGGACTCGTGGACCCTATTTAAACCACCCCCAGTTTTTCCAGTGGACAATAGCAGCGCTAAAATAGTTCCTAAAATAAGTTATGCAAGCAAAGTTAAGGAAAACCTCAACAAAACTGTACAGAATTCTTCCGTGTCGCCATCTTCATCTTCATCCTCTTCGTCATCTACTGGGGAAACTCAGACCCAATCTTCAAGCCGGTTATCCCAGGTCCCTATGTCAGCGCTGAAATCTGTTACTTCGGCCAACTTTTCTAATGGGCCTGTTTTAGCAGGGACTGATGCAAGTGTGTATTCTCCAGGGGGTCAGCCACTGCTAACTACTGCTGCTAATACTCTAACACCCATCTCTTCTGGGACTGATTCAGTTCTCCAGGACATGAGTCTGACTTCAGCAGCTGTTGAACAAATTAAATCTAGCCTTTTTATCTATCCTTCAAATATGCAAACTGTGCTGTTGAGCACAGCACAAGTGGATCTGCCCTCTCAAACAGATCAGCAAAACCTGGGGGATATCTTCCAGAATCAGTGGGgtttatcatttataaatgagCCCAGTGCTGGCCCTGAGACTGTTATTGGGAAGTCATCAGATCATAAAGTGATGGAGGTGACATTTCAAGGGGAATATCCTGCCACTTTGGTTTCACAGGGTGCTGAAATAATCCCCTCAGGAACTGAGCATCCTGTGTTTCCCAAGGCTTATGAGCTGGAAAAACGGACTAGTCCTCAAGTTCTGGGTAGCATTCTAAAATCTGGGACTACTAGTGAGAGTGGAGCCTTATCCTTGGAACCCAGTCATATAGGTGACCTGCAAAAAGCAGACACCAGTAGTCAAGGTGCTTTAGTGTTTCTCTCAAAGGACTACGAGATAGAAAATCAAAATCCTCTGGCGTCTCCTACGAACACTTTGTTAGGCTCCGCCAAAGAACAGAGATACCAGAGAGGCCTAGAAAGAAATGATAGCTGGGGTTCTTTTGACCTGAGGGCTGCTATTGTATATCACACTAAAG